From Pyrenophora tritici-repentis strain M4 chromosome 1, whole genome shotgun sequence, the proteins below share one genomic window:
- a CDS encoding Dimer-Tnp-hAT domain containing protein, with amino-acid sequence MPAKRTRVNALEIATTSKRPRVAARHRGTASQPVLVDTRPFSPSPPPPPLSPRQALVAAPQAPNFEATLRESRAEETIIPPPEGSEHATVAASGAASEAVDEGFVWVEDKYDGFNWSRYPKHCKPPTSLSNRASWVYSHGYRIALRSNVAKVTWICHYCYKHKFTTVGRGIHDVSQSPSAPARHLGEDKKGHGLKPPSKRTTVAPRKETLLERALQKGCSQAVANELTNFNIQEFRLAAVTWLVENNLPLSQFESSSFRNMIQLASVEAERALWASHNSVSRYVIRLYNYLLPKVVASLSESMSKVHISFDGWTTKGGKRGYLGIVAHYVDSSGELRDLPIALPQLTGAHTGEAMAEVVMAIFKQFEITVGKLGYFVLDNAHNNNTTINTLALQMGFSATERRLRCGPHTLNLIGQMLLWGEEKESYDNEETERVNEAENMATWRGDGPLGVLLAVINYIKTPQQYALFEKYQKLAIRDQPVNAPTEQHKIKEPVKPVVTRWNSYVSCFERAVELQLAVNGYANYHIQKIETEDAYARSRNNKLPAAPDWMRSDGINAHDWQVIAEYIDVLRPLKQATKRLEGRGKSGAFGAIAEVIPVFEYLLGVYEDRLQSYEDVIHDEHTESPEDHLAINLRAALVKAREYYNKLDLSPAYYAATILHPRYKSYLDAAWADKPDWLESSNRKFQHLWAEYKSLPKPRLRPKVRHNDIDDAINSFIEPAGLTENEEDEYEAWKRSEPIASEGVDPIKYWVGLRDRYPSLSKFAIDMLSIPGSSCECERLFSELGDLLEPRRRSISPQLLAAIQCDRRWIRAGFGSGEVPVKEAISDEEMDAKYGVHKWDIS; translated from the coding sequence atgccagcaaaaagaacacgcgttaatgctctagaaatcgcgacaacttcgaagcgccctagagtcgcagcgcgtcatcgcgggactgccagccaacctgtgctagtcgatactcggccattctcaccatctccacctcctccaccgctgtcgccgcgtcaagctctcgtcgccgcgccacaagcaccaaattttgaagcgaccctccgagagtcgcgcgccgaagagacaatcatcccaccacctgagggcagcgagcatgccactgttgcagcttcaggagcagctagcgaggctgtcgacgagggtttcgtatgggtagaggacaaatacgacggctttaattggagtcgctacccaaagcactgcaagccgcccacatcactttcgaaccgagcaagctgggtatacagccatggctatcgcatcgccttgcgcagcaacgtcgcaaaagtcacgtggatctgccactattgctataagcacaagttcactactgttggccgtggcatacatgacgtctcgcagtctccatcagcgccagcacgtcatctcggagaagacaagaaaggtcatggcttgaagcctccaagtaagcgcactaccgtcgctcctcggaaagaaactctcctcgaacgcgcccttcagaagggctgctctcaggctgttgccaacgagcttaccaacttcaatatacaagagtttaggcttgcggccgtcacctggctcgtcgaaaacaacctcccactctcacaattcgaatcatcgtcttttcgcaatatgatacaattagctagcgtagaggcagaacgagccctgtgggcatctcataacagcgtctcacgatacgttatacgcctgtacaactacctgttaccaaaggttgtcgcaagcctttcagaatcaatgagcaaagtccatataagctttgacggatggacgacaaaaggtggcaagcgcggttacttaggtatcgtcgcccactacgttgatagctctggcgagctcagggacttgcctattgcgctcccacaactgacaggtgcccacaccggcgaggccatggctgaggtcgtgatggcaatattcaagcagttcgaaatcactgtgggcaagctcggttacttcgtcctcgacaacgcacataacaacaacaccacgatcaacactctcgccttgcagatgggcttcagcgctaccgagcgtcgccttcgctgcggtcctcatacgcttaatctcattggccagatgctactctggggtgaggagaaagagtcctacgacaacgaggagactgagcgcgtgaacgaagctgagaacatggctacttggcgaggcgatggaccattaggagtgcttctcgcggttatcaactacatcaaaacaccacaacagtacgctctttttgagaagtatcagaagctcgctattagggaccagcctgtcaacgcgccaacagaacagcacaaaatcaaggagcccgtcaagccagttgttactcgctggaactcttacgtttcgtgttttgagcgcgctgttgagttgcaattagcggttaatgggtacgccaactaccatattcagaagattgaaactgaagacgcgtacgcccgaagtcgtaacaacaagctgcctgcagcgccggattggatgaggtctgatgggatcaatgcccatgactggcaggtgattgctgagtatattgatgtgctcaggccactgaaacaagctacaaaacggcttgaaggccgcggcaaaagcggtgcttttggagcaatcgctgaggttattccagtatttgaatacttacttggagtctatgaggaccgcttgcaaagctatgaagacgtcattcacgatgagcatacagagtcacccgaagaccaccttgctatcaacctccgcgctgccctagttaaagcccgcgagtactacaacaagctcgacctctcgccagcttactatgctgctacaatccttcatcctcgctacaaaagctaccttgacgcagcgtgggcggataagcctgattggctagagagcagcaaccgcaagtttcaacatttgtgggcggagtacaaaagcttaccgaagccgcgcttacgccccaaagtcaggcacaatgatatagacgacgctatcaacagctttattgagcctgcagggcttacggagaacgaggaggatgaatatgaggcttggaaacgcagcgaaccgatcgctagcgagggcgtcgaccctataaaatactgggtaggactccgcgatcgctaccccagccttagcaaatttgctatcgacatgctatcaatcccaggctcaagctgtgagtgtgagcgcttattcagcgagctgggtgacctcctcgagccccgtcggcgcagcatttctccgcaacttctagcagcaatacagtgcgatcgacgatggataagagctggatttggcagtggtgaggtgcctgtaaaggaggctatcagcgatgaggagatggacgcgaaatacggtgtacataagtgggatattagctga
- a CDS encoding Ggt, Gamma-glutamyltransferase, whose amino-acid sequence MPTPRRSKRTKIHHETEKQPVEATFANSNVYPHPDPQFVHFSSRRSVVHSTKGIVSSTQPLASAAGIEILRKGGNAADAAVAAAAAINVTEPGSTGIGGDMFCLFYDAKTKKVSAMNGSGRSGANVTLEKIRKDLKLADGESGHIPMDHVHAATVPGAAAGWVDCVERFGSGKVTLEDVLAPAIELAEKGFPVSELSATFWANSEADIRRASPNGHEILKKDPSAQDGCRAPKAGEIMKNPTIGNTFRLLAKHGKKGFYEGEVAEHLVKVVQDLGGYLTLDDLKHHAETGSEAVDPISLKYTGQSVGENTHGGIELWEHPPNGQGIVALMALGIIQELEKQGKISKWSIKDHNRAEHLHALIEALRIAFCDAHWFVTDPTVVKVPSAELISEKYLAERAKLFNPKKAISAPVHGSPAHLQSDTVYFCCSDPEGNAISFINSNYGGFGTGIVPKGCGFTLQNRGANFSLDKDHPNVLAPRKRPYHTIIPGLTTNLNDGSLHSVYGVMGGFMQPQGHVQVLLNQEVFKLNPQAALDSPRFCIGAGMPSADGTMTDATIYLEEGIDPKVVKQLQALGHNVEQLSGYKRGMFGRGQIIRHHVDDGVQVWSGGSDQRGDGAAVPL is encoded by the exons ATGCCTACTCCACGCCGAAGCAAGAGGACCAAGATTCACCATGAGACCGAGAAGCAGCCGGTGGAAGCTACTTTTGCCAACTCCAACGTCTATCCTCATCCTGACCCGCAGTTTGTCCACTTCTCCAGTCGGCGTTCAGTAGTGCATAGTACCAAGGGCATCGTGTCGTCTACGCAGCCTCTCGCATCTGCTGCTGGGATTGAAATCCTCAGGAAAGGTGGAAATGCCGCT GATGCTGCCGTagccgcagcagcagcaatcAATGTCACAGAACCGGGTTCTACCGGCATCGGTGGTGATATGTTCTGCCTATTCTATGATGCCAAGACCAAAAAGGTATCCGCCATGAATGGCTCCGGCCGATCTGGCGCGAACGTTACGCTTGAAAAGATCAGAAAAGACCTCAAGCTCGCAGATGGGGAGAGCGGCCATATACCCATGGACCACGTCCATGCGGCGACTGTCCCTGGCGCTGCGGCTGGTTGGGTTGATTGTGTTGAGCGGTTCGGAAGCGGAAAGGTCACCTTGGAAGACGTGCTTGCACCCGCAATTGAGCTCGCGGAGAAGGGCTTTCCGGTTTCTGAGCTCTCGGCGACATTT TGGGCGAACAGCGAGGCTGACATCCGCCGTGCCTCTCCCAACGGTCATGAGATACTCAAAAAAGACCCGTCGGCCCAGGATGGCTGCAGAGCGCCAAAGGCTGGCGAAATTATGAAGAACCCAACCATAGGTAACACCTTCAGACTACTTGCCAAGCACGGAAAGAAGGGCTTCTACGAGGGAGAAGTAGCCGAGCACCTTGTCAAGGTGGTCCAGGATCTTGGTGGCTACCTGACGCTCGACGATCTCAAGCATCACGCAGAAACCGGCTCAGAAGCTGTGGACCCCATTTCGCTAAAGTACACCGGCCAGAGTGTTGGCGAGAATACTCATGGTGGTATCGAGCTCTGGGAGCACCCACCCAATGGTCAAGGTATCGTGGCTCTTATGGCGCTCGGTATAATCCAAGAGCTTGAGAAGCAGGGGAAGATTTCAAAATGGAGCATCAAGGATCACAACAGAGCTGAACACCTCCACGCTCTTATCGAAGCCCTGCGTATCGCTTTCTGCGACGCGCATTGGTTTGTCACCGATCCTACGGTCGTCAAGGTACCATCTGCCGAGCTCATCTCGGAGAAGTATCTCGCAGAGCGCGCCAAGCTCTTCAACCCAAAGAAGGCCATTTCCGCGCCTGTACATGGCTCGCCGGCGCATTTACAAAGTGACACCGTCTATTTCTGCTGCTCAGATCCAGAGGGCAACGCTATCTCCTTCATCAACAGCAACTATGGCGGGTTTGGCACGGGTATTGTTCCCAAAGGCTGCGGATTTACGCTACAGAACCGCGGCGCGAACTTCAGCCTTGACAAAGACCACCCCAATGTGCTAGCGCCCAGGAAGCGACCCTACCACACCATCATCCCCGGTCTAACAACCAACCTCAACGACGGGAGTCTACACTCCGTATACGGCGTGATGGGCGGTTTTATGCAGCCTCAAGGACACGTACAAGTTCTTCTCAACCAGGAGGTCTTCAAGCTCAACCCGCAGGCTGCGTTGGACTCTCCACGCTTCTGTATTGGGGCTGGTATGCCCAGCGCTGATGGAACAATGACGGATGCGACGATTTACCTAGAAGAAGGCATCGATCCGAAGGTTGTGAAGCAGCTACAAGCGCTCGGCCACAATGTGGAACAGCTAAGTGGCTACAAACGCGGCATGTTCGGTCGAGGCCAGATTATCAGACATCACGTGGATGACGGTGTGCAAGTGTGGAGTGGTGGCAGTGATCAGCGAGGTGATGGGGCGGCGGTGCCGTTGTAA
- a CDS encoding PrfA, Protein chain release factor A, translated as MIHDSTTDPELRSLASDDLEEIRTQLVHASQSLITSLVPVHPFAHLPCLLEIRPGAGGSEAAIFAGDLFRMYMAFCNRNGFRTNLLKYENINGTTEAGVPLSEAIMEVENENAYGVFRCEAGVHRVQRVPATETKGRTHTSAASVHVLPSLQENSAEEQDFDNPESDYYIDPKEVKLEVMRASGAGGQHVNKTESAVRLTHMPTNTVVAMQDSRSQHKNKEKAWALLRARIAQTRREKREEEMANMRRSVIGVARMGRGDKVRTYNWGQQRVTDHRSGTTVHDLDDVMGGGQTLEKVMESVRSWLMERDVEALIAEDVEAK; from the coding sequence ATGATACACGACTCTACTACTGATCCCGAACTACGATCTCTTGCCTCAGACGATCTTGAAGAGATACGCACCCAACTTGTCCATGCGTCGCAAAGTCTAATCACGTCCCTCGTCCCTGTACATCCATTCGCACACTTGCCATGTTTGCTGGAAATAAGACCAGGCGCCGGCGGTTCGGAAGCTGCTATCTTCGCTGGTGATCTCTTTCGCATGTATATGGCCTTTTGCAATCGCAATGGCTTCCGCACCAACCTACTCAAATACGAAAACATCAACGGCACAACGGAAGCGGGGGTACCATTATCGGAAGCAATCATGGAGGTGGAGAACGAAAATGCATACGGCGTGTTTAGATGCGAAGCAGGTGTACACCGGGTTCAGCGAGTACCCGCTACTGAGACAAAAGGTCGCACGCACACAAGCGCCGCATCGGTTCACGTACTGCCCAGTCTACAGGAGAACTCCGCAGAGGAGCAGGATTTCGATAACCCGGAGAGCGATTACTACATCGACCCGAAAGAGGTCAAGCTGGAAGTCATGCGCGCAAGTGGTGCTGGTGGCCAACACGTCAACAAGACCGAGTCTGCCGTTCGTCTAACACATATGCCCACCAATACGGTAGTTGCGATGCAAGATTCGAGATCACAACATAAgaacaaggagaaggcaTGGGCATTATTGCGCGCGCGCATTGCTCAGACACGGCGAGAGAAGCGCGAAGAAGAGATGGCCAACATGCGACGAAGCGTGATTGGCGTGGCCAGGATGGGTCGCGGTGACAAGGTGCGGACTTATAATTGGGGCCAGCAACGCGTGACCGACCACCGGAGCGGCACGACTGTACATGATTTGGACGATGTAATGGGGGGTGGTCAGACACTGGAAAAGGTCATGGAAAGCGTTCGCAGCTGGCTCATGGAGCGCGATGTCGAGGCGCTGATCGCTGAAGATGTGGAAGCAAAGTGA
- a CDS encoding GlcD, FAD-FMN-containing dehydrogenase: MRVFMFSALVSFVTAQTFEDPDFNVTKALIAQGVNVSAVPELAGLVERSSNRACHIACSSLEFLYGKDRVDFQNEAAYAEFTSGFWSGISAEVRPHCIFKPSSPPAVSVMVLLSRLTQCPFAVKSGGHSAFAGAATIEGGITMSSENLKGIELSSDKKTVAVQPGNNWGSTLTALSNAGVTVVAGRIGDLGVGGLTLGGGISFITNEYGLACDNVASFDVVTAKGTILTASPTTHPDLFWALRGGGNNFGIVTSFNLTTKPLPNDQLWGGTRTYTEEAFPAVVKAWIDLTLNSAQDPKAGSWVVWINSGGAKIVSTELWYGAPDGNASAILAPFYNITAISDTTKTRGHASYVVDNEASNTYGLREIFYDITVKASYEIAQHSVDIFYDTIGALSEVKGAFPVLIWQHITDGSLKGSTRNGGNAMGFDANGSPIHIIQLACSWDEAADDDTVFQVMSNIMKAIKRDAMELGVQNDWVYMNYAAKFQDVIASYGPASKSKLKTVAEKYDPTEVFQTLQPGYFKLDRAAVPDTRYFSY; the protein is encoded by the exons ATGCGGGTTTTTATGTTTTCCGCTCTTGTTTCATTCGTTACAGCGCAGACCTTTGAGGATCCCGACTTCAATGTCACAAAGGCTCTCATTGCCCAAGGTGTCAACGTATCAGCAGTACCAGAGCTGGCCGGTCTGGTAGAGCGGTCTTCCAACAGGGCTTGTCATATTGCT TGCTCTTCGCTCGAATTCCTATATGGGAAGGATCGTGTCGACTTCCAAAATGAAGCAGCTTACGCCGAATTCACTTCCGGCTTCTGGTCAGGCATCTCCGCCGAAGTAAGGCCGCACTGTATTTTCAAGCCCTCAAGCCCACCAGCTGTTTCAGTCATGGTACTTCTGAGTCGGCTTACTCAGTGCCCCTTCGCAGTCAAGTCGGGTGGCCACAGTGCATTTGCTGGAGCCGCCACCATTGAGGGCGGGATAACGATGTCCTCTGAGAATCTCAAAGGCATCGAATTGTCAAGCGATAAGAAGACGGTAGCAGTCCAACCGGGGAATAACTGGGGTAGCACTCTTACTGCGCTTTCAAATGCGGGCGTTACAGTCGTGGCTGGTCGAATTGGCGATCTGGGTGTTGGTGGTCTTACGCTGGGAGGTGGTATATCGTTCATTACGAATGAATATGGTCTCGCATGTGATAATGTGGCCAGCTTCGAT GTTGTAACAGCAAAAGGCACCATTCTAACAGCAAGCCCAACAACTCACCCAGACCTCTTCTGGGCTCTTCGCGGTGGCGGCAACAACTTCGGTATCGTGACCAGCTTCAACCTCACAACTAAGCCCCTTCCCAACGACCAGCTCTGGGGCGGAACACGAACCTATACCGAAGAAGCCTTTCCAGCCGTAGTCAAAGCCTGGATCGACCTCACCTTGAACTCAGCACAAGACCCCAAAGCCGGCAGCTGGGTTGTCTGGATCAACAGCGGCGGCGCAAAAATCGTGTCCACTGAACTCTGGTATGGCGCTCCAGATGGTAACGCATCTGCTATCCTAGCACCTTTCTACAACATCACTGCCATCTCGGATACTACCAAGACGCGAGGCCATGCTTCGTATGTGGTCGATAACGAAGCGAGTAACACGTACGGTCTTCGCGAGATCTTTTACGACATCACGGTCAAGGCGTCGTATGAAATTGCCCAGCACTCGGTTGACATTTTCTACGACACCATTGGCGCTCTATCTGAAGTTAAAGGCGCTTTTCCTGTGCTGATCTGGCAACACATCACCGATGGTTCGCTAAAGGGTAGTACGCGTAACGGTGGTAATGCAATGGGTTTTGATGCTAACGGCAGCCCTATTCACATTATTCAACTAGCCTGCTCTTGGGATGAGGCAGCCGACGACGACACTGTGTTTCAGGTCATGTCAAATATCATGAAGGCTATCAAGCGGGATGCCATGGAGCTGGGTGTGCAGAACGATTGGGTGTATATGAACTATGCGGCCAAGTTTCAGGATGTGATTGCGAGTTATGGGCCTGCTAGTAAGAGCAAGTTAAAGACGGTTGCGGAGAAGTACGACCCGACAGAAGTTTTTCAGACGCTGCAGCCGGGTTATTTCAAGTTGGATCGTGCGGCAGTGCCAGATACGCGATACTTTTCTTATTGA
- a CDS encoding mitochondrial 54S ribosomal protein uL6m has translation MFSPARRRCAQSLAKASIHPSDSIPTFLLPAFARPSPHRTFTSTTPCQSKIGSLPLSIPQGVTFQVVAPSAKARASRVQAMSTVHIKGPLGELSMDIPPYININQDPALNGPTLTIEDERDRKQRAMWGLVRAYLHNHILGVSEGHSAILSFVGVGFRASVEDTATTVKSEYPGQKFINLKVGYSHPVELGIPKNVTASTPQPTRLLLEGPEKEVVMQFAANIRKWRVPEPYKGKGIFVNGETIKLKNKRVGGK, from the exons ATGTTCTCTCCAGCACGACGGCGGTGCGCCCAAAGCCTCGCAAAGGCATCAATTCACCCAAGCGATTCGATACCGACATTCTTGCTGCCCGCATTTGCGAGACCCTCGCCACACAGGACCTTTACCTCGACCACGCCATGTCAGTCGAAGATTGGGTCTCTGCCGCTCTCAATTCCCCAGGGAGTCACTTTCCAGGTAGTTGCGCCTTCGGCAAAGGCTAGAGCTTCACGAGTACAAGCAATGTCTACTGTACATATTAAGGGACCGCTCGGCGAACTCTCAATGGACATTCCACCATACATCAACATCAATCAAGATCCTGCTCTGAATGGGCCCACGTTGACGATAGAGGATGAAAGAGACAGGAAGCAAAGGGCAATGTGGG GCCTCGTGCGCGCCTACCTCCACAACCACATCCTCGGCGTTAGCGAAGGCCACAGCGCGATCCTGAGTTTCGTCGGTGTTGGATTCCGTGCCTCTGTCGAAGATACCGCAACAACCGTAAAGTCTGAGTACCCTGGTCAGAAGTTCATCAACCTGAAGGTCGGATACTCTCACCCAGTCGAGCTGGGCATACCGAAGAACGTCACCGCCAGTACACCGCAACCGACACGCTTACTACTAGAGGGGCCAGAGAAAGAAGTCGTGATGCAATTTGCGGCAAATATAAGGAAATGGAGGGTACCAGAACCATACAAGGGCAAGGGTATCTTCGTTAACGGAGAGACTATCAAGTTGAAGAACAAGAGAGTGGGCGGTAAATAA
- a CDS encoding Tht1 multi-domain protein: protein MNECKLLEHAPDFAKSRPEAYLDNVKTEYAAKLAVCEILSAQPANPAPPPYCDILVPATKHCGKASGWWHAQPEVPDDKQCYPGFKDYQYTQCLKSLQSTPQYWISFSNARQNAVVMCQASRDAIERENHLETFKNLTQVLGGVTSTMQKTTEEYESLIREQRKYSEEARDSHHRLQDDIQAIQEKAVATVGALDNKFNIFMKSSISELITALANSQSNEIDRIHESMQAFSQDLISESSHLAKYFTGELQQYHEHVLANLQTNHEAQVNSYTVLSSYMGVAQDTINKTNDIADHSLSKVNTIAQRLDIFETQTEHIAEGFAFLNAIPALVALLFRGLVASIGTLFLFTVLYKVNVKLATYTAGACSSAFLLHTCGVFDWIGRLPSIVANVHAQSPLATVADMSAWQKGAGIVLLLWASAYPVCRINAYLGAFIAVGLRRLLGPLWFSEYSNDGGVGYLSRVEIPAGAGKV from the coding sequence ATGAACGAGTGCAAACTTCTTGAACATGCACCGGACTTTGCCAAATCCCGACCTGAGGCATACCTGGACAACGTCAAGACTGAATACGCAGCTAAACTCGCTGTATGCGAGATTCTCAGTGCTCAGCCTGCCAATCCAGCACCGCCACCGTATTGCGACATCCTGGTTCCGGCGACGAAGCACTGTGGTAAAGCGAGTGGCTGGTGGCATGCTCAGCCAGAAGTACCTGATGACAAGCAGTGCTATCCAGGGTTCAAGGACTATCAGTATACTCAATGCCTCAAGAGTCTCCAGTCAACACCTCAGTACTGGATCTCTTTTAGCAATGCCCGTCAAAATGCGGTGGTCATGTGCCAGGCCAGCAGAGATGCCATTGAGCGAGAGAACCACCTTGAGACTTTTAAGAACCTAACTCAAGTCTTGGGTGGAGTGACTTCCACCATGCAGAAGACGACTGAGGAATACGAATCTTTGATTAGAGAACAGAGAAAGTATTCTGAAGAAGCCCGAGACTCACATCATCGACTGCAAGACGACATACAAGCTATCCAAGAGAAAGCCGTCGCCACTGTCGGCGCTCTCGACAACAAATTCAACATCTTCATGAAGTCCTCAATATCCGAACTCATCACCGCACTAGCCAACAGCCAGAGCAACGAAATTGACCGAATCCATGAGAGCATGCAAGCCTTTTCCCAAGACCTAATATCAGAGAGTTCGCACCTCGCCAAATACTTCACCGGCGAACTCCAACAATACCACGAACATGTCCTGGCCAACCTCCAAACAAACCATGAAGCACAAGTCAACAGCTACACCGTCTTATCCAGCTACATGGGTGTCGCCCAGGACACAATCAACAAAACAAACGACATCGCAGACCACTCCCTCTCAAAAGTCAATACCATCGCCCAGCGACTAGACATCTTCGAGACGCAGACTGAACACATCGCCGAAGGTTTCGCTTTCCTCAACGCCATTCCTGCACTCGTCGCTCTACTCTTTCGCGGCCTCGTTGCTTCGATCGGTACACTGTTTCTCTTCACCGTTCTGTACAAGGTCAACGTCAAACTCGCTACCTACACAGCCGGCGCATGCAGTTCGGCATTCCTCCTACATACCTGCGGCGTGTTCGATTGGATTGGAAGGCTCCCTTCCATTGTCGCTAATGTTCATGCCCAAAGCCCACTCGCGACCGTCGCGGATATGTCGGCTTGGCAAAAGGGTGCGGGTATCGTGCTTTTGCTGTGGGCTAGTGCGTATCCTGTGTGTCGCATCAATGCGTACCTCGGGGCTTTCATTGCAGTGGGACTGAGGAGGCTCCTTGGACCGCTGTGGTTTAGCGAGTATAGCAACGATGGCGGTGTGGGTTATCTGTCTAGGGTTGAGATACCTGCTGGGGCAGGGAAGGTATGA
- a CDS encoding Ric8 multi-domain protein, producing the protein MLMSQKSGRAKLDDVTRLLSELKADLDAKQLSIEQRRKLLEQLKVYGRLVDNSDPIFTEDGLRTLGRCAFDGETTPASQEALRCIANALLLQPKTRQILVDLGHGPHAAEKLKSDSIDDEFLAARVLFLMTYDANLDYAQLVRQNQLADSINAAIARHAARYSKTSRQPSQEHTQRMELMALSETLKLVFNIIHFHKDLSPHFTPSIPNVFRMLKTPKAKKQSSPPSIQTSTSRASSPCLTKQSSYTPPKELDDTITPVITLLRRIYEIASDPVKQTMQTLLLPTPAERDKPLGKSDTLSSRLLNLSTSALTPTLRGSIASMLFELSQKDPATFVHNVGYGFASGYLLSNNIPMPDEVVKANAGKGIDEAIPVNPITGQRLDKEEVVQTEPMSQEEKEREAERLFVLFERLKATGVMDVQNPVEEAYRSGRIQELDDDDDSE; encoded by the exons ATGTTAATGTCACAAAAGTCGGGAAGAG CCAAGCTCGACGACGTCACCAGATTACTTTCCGAGTTAAAGGCCGACCTAGACGCGAAACAACTTTCCATCGAGC AAAGACGGAAATTGCTTGAACAACTCAAAGTATACGGCCGATTAGTCGACAACTCAGATCCCATATTCACCGAAGAT GGCCTCCGAACTTTGGGTCGCTGTGCATTTGACGGCGAAACTACACCAGCATCACAAGAAGCACTTCGATGTATAGCCAACGCCCTGCTCCTCCAGCCTAAGACGCGGCAGATCCTCGTCGACTTAGGCCATGGCCCACATGCAGCAGAGAAGTTGAAG AGCGACAGTATCGACGATGAATTCCTCGCCGCCCGCGTCCTCTTCCTCATGACCTACGACGCAAACCTCGACTACGCACAACTCGTACGGCAGAACCAGCTCGCAGACAGCATCAACGCAGCCATAGCACGCCATGCCGCCCGGTACTCCAAAACTTCACGACAACCATCCCAAGAGCACACACAACGCATGGAACTCATGGCGCTCTCCGAGACCCTCAAGCTCGTCTTCAACATCATCCACTTCCACAAAGACCTAAGTCCGCACTTCACCCCCAGCATCCCCAACGTCTTCAGAATGCTC AAGACCCCGAAGGCCAAAAAGCAGTCTTCCCCTCCTTCGATCCAAACGTCAACATCACGTGCCTCGTCACCCTGCTTGACAAAGCAATCATCGTATACCCCCCCAAAAGAGCTCGACGATACTATAACCCCCGTCATCACCCTCCTCCGTCGCATCTACGAAATCGCCTCAGACCCGGTTAAACAAACTATGCAAACGCTCCTCCTCCCTACCCCCGCCGAACGCGACAAGCCCCTCGGCAAATCAGACACTTTATCCTCGCGCCTCCTCAACTTGTCCACTTCGGCGCTTACGCCCACGCTCCGCGGCTCCATTGCGTCCATGTTGTTTGAACTCTCGCAAAAGGATCCAGCGACTTTCGTTCATAATGTTGGCTATGGGTTTGCATCGGGATATTTGTTGTCCAATAACATTCCTATGCCTGATGAGGTTGTCAAGGCGAATGCGGGCAAGGGTATAGATGAGGCCATTCCGGTGAATCCGATTACGGGTCAAAGGTTGGATAAGGAGGAGGTTGTGCAGACGGAGCCTATGTCGcaagaggagaaggagagggAAGCTGAGAGGTTGTTTGTGCTTTTTGAACG GCTTAAAGCGACTGGTGTTATGGATGTGCAGAATCCGGTGGAGGAGGCATATCGCTCGGGGAGGATTCAGGAATtggatgatgatgatgattCGGAGTAG